The proteins below are encoded in one region of Mangifera indica cultivar Alphonso chromosome 7, CATAS_Mindica_2.1, whole genome shotgun sequence:
- the LOC123221761 gene encoding putative pectinesterase/pectinesterase inhibitor 28: protein MANKTVFIGFGAVLLIAMVVSIGVLISRSSEKKDDSDLSTSTKAIKAVCEPTTYKETCQKSLEKKGGENVTNPKDLIKMEFEVAIDELKAALDNSSAWKEANKDPMVKQAFHNCRELLHDAIDDLHTSFGEMSKVDVRKADHYIENVKVFLSGAATFQESCLDQFENVTGDFGEKMKKLLNTSRELTSNGLAMMHDFSEVLNSLHVGQKERRLLSNDDFPDWVSAGRRRLLAGPPPADVVVAQDGSGKVKTIAEALALAPDAQNNPTNKPFIIHIKEGVYKEYVTVDKTKANVMFIGDGATKTKITGNKNFIDGVNTMNTATVAILGPNFIAKDMGFENSAGAEKHQAVALRVQADSAIFYNCQMDGYQDTLYAHAHRQYYRDCTITGTIDYIFGDAAAIFQNCRLIFRKPMANQAVIITAQGRADKNAVTGFVLQNCVIGGEPDYVAVKDQNKGYLGRPWKEFARTLYLQSEIGDVIQPEGWMPWQGDFALNTCWYAEFGNSGPGSDTARRVTWPGIQKINAQQAEGFTLAKFIGVDWIQNKNVPFTAGMETA from the exons atggcgAATAAGACTGTTTTTATTGGCTTTGGCGCTGTGTTGTTGATCGCCATGGTGGTGTCTATCGGGGTGCTTATTAGCCGCAGCAGCGAGAAAAAAGATGACTCTGATTTATCCACTTCAACAAAGGCTATTAAGGCCGTTTGTGAGCCGACTACTTACAAAGAAACCTGTCAAAAGAGCCTCGAAAAAAAGGGTGGTGAAAATGTGACCAACCCGAAAGACTTGATCAAGATGGAGTTTGAAGTGGCGATTGATGAGCTGAAGGCTGCTCTGGATAACTCTTCTGCCTGGAAAGAGGCTAACAAGGATCCAATGGTGAAACAGGCTTTTCATAATTGTAGGGAACTTTTGCATGATGCCATTGATGATCTGCACACCTCCTTTGGGGAAATGAGCAAGGTTGATGTTCGTAAAGCTGATCATTACATTGAAAACGTGAAGGTCTTCCTCAGCGGTGCTGCGACTTTCCAGGAAAGTTGCTTGGATCAATTTGAAAATGTGACGGGTGATTTCGGAGAGAAGATGAAAAAGCTGTTGAATACTTCCAGGGAGCTTACAAGCAATGGCCTGGCGATGATGCATGATTTCTCTGAGGTGCTCAATTCATTGCATGTAGGGCAAAAAGAGAGACGACTTCTCTCTAATGATGATTTTCCTGACTGGGTTAGCGCGGGTCGTCGGAGGCTCCTTGCTGGGCCTCCTCCAGCTGATGTTGTTGTGGCTCAGGACGGCAGTGGCAAAGTCAAGACCATCGCGGAAGCTCTCGCTCTTGCTCCCGATGCCCAGAACAACCCCACCAATAAGCCCTTCATAATTCACATCAAAGAAGGAGTTTATAAAGAGTACGTGACGGTCGATAAAACCAAAGCAAATGTTATGTTCATCGGCGATGGCGCCACGAAGACTAAGATCACCGGCAACAAGAACTTCATCGACGGAGTCAACACCATGAACACAGCCACAGTCG CCATTTTGGGACCCAATTTCATCGCCAAGGACATGGGATTCGAGAACAGCGCCGGAGCTGAGAAGCACCAAGCGGTGGCACTGCGTGTTCAAGCTGACAGCGCGATCTTCTACAACTGCCAAATGGATGGCTACCAGGACACTCTCTACGCCCACGCCCATCGGCAATACTACCGAGACTGCACCATCACCGGCACCATAGACTACATCTTCGGTGACGCAGCGGCCATCTTCCAGAATTGCAGGTTGATATTCAGGAAACCAATGGCGAACCAAGCCGTGATCATTACAGCCCAAGGAAGAGCCGATAAGAACGCAGTGACAGGATTCGTTCTCCAGAACTGCGTAATCGGCGGAGAGCCAGATTACGTGGCGGTGAAGGATCAAAACAAGGGTTACCTGGGAAGGCCCTGGAAGGAGTTCGCGAGAACATTATACTTGCAATCAGAGATCGGAGATGTGATTCAGCCTGAGGGGTGGATGCCATGGCAAGGAGACTTTGCTCTGAACACTTGCTGGTACGCTGAATTTGGCAACAGTGGCCCTGGTTCTGACACCGCAAGGAGAGTTACATGGCCTGGTATTCAGAAAATCAATGCTCAGCAAGCTGAAGGTTTCACCCTCGCGAAGTTCATCGGGGTTGACTGGATTCAGAACAAGAATGTGCCCTTCACTGCTGGAATGGAGACCGCTTAA
- the LOC123220467 gene encoding condensin-2 complex subunit H2-like, whose amino-acid sequence MTNHREQEPNCDAAGCSGTRFTVQPERELQANWEVDLANKLEDYLLKICSGQIYDSEHLIPPVNFAEAALLVQGSVQVYSRKVEYLYNLVLHALEFLSQKSQQDQSKETSVPIEGSESHAVSDEENDLFWGLDDIPVEAKNRLDSPNGNDNFFNHFVKPPANLIVLEGDCLDSLGDGTELESYLLATSDLYRDFILLDPCDAVAVNDFLEGGQVGKGHNGAYRGSASRKSFQSPTRCSGGTANKPSIRKKKDANLNPSPSLNMGHDPPAFDDVGESNHEFDMEDRYSEPRNLDSNSDEEEEDPWKPLNPHEPGNLKVIPFKKVKAFRRNAVNSTKQHSVTTLFPLAKLHGTISPELTQIWEARQKASEKQQAFHSSPLYEKLRQSLANKGQQAFSAFGHPDNFNEDKGYDSGDPDSEHPDIDMPESMYMDEDVLHFDKHDDGTTHCEINEAFEHEVQDCHANLEDLCRSHLDALLASIAETEKLTELAARVSSWKQKIEHNLDEQDSCPPFDIHEYGESIIDKLSLEGDQENVTSFTDVVKGQEKYDIARTFSALLQLVNNGDVALDRSGIDGESICYTAVNPFHVRLLRHDKRQKETQYQLSKKRAKSPSRRFSKDDKGKSMREKSPVVNPSTEHGSSGLPSQPNCKFSVKLGGARCTPEGKKRRRSGLFEPADLHTSS is encoded by the exons ATGACTAACCACAGAGAACAAGAACCCAATTGCGATGCGGCTGGTTGTAGTGGTACCCGGTTCACGGTGCAGCCAGAGCGTGAACTACAAGCTAACTGGGAAGTTGATTTGGCGAATAAGCTCGAAGACTATCTCTTGAAAATTTGCTCTGGTCAAATTTATGACTCCGAACATCTCATTCCCCCGGTGAATTTCGCTGAAG CTGCTTTGCTGGTTCAGGGTTCGGTTCAGGTGTATAGCAGGAAGGTAGAATATTTGTACAACTTGGTTTTGCATGCTTTGGAGTTTCTTTCTCAGAaaag CCAGCAGGATCAATCAAAGGAGACATCAGTCCCTATCGAAGGAAGTGAATCCCATGCAGTTTCTGATGAAGAAAATGATCTGTTTTGGGGCTTAGATGACATCCCAG TGGAAGCAAAAAATCGCTTAGACAGTCCAAAtggaaatgataatttttttaatcactttgTGAAGCCCCCTGCAAATTTAATTGTTCTTGAAGGTGACTGCTTAGACTCTCTGGGTGATGGCACGGAATTAGAGTCCTATCTG TTAGCTACCAGTGATCTCTATCGAGATTTTATTCTATTAGATCCGTGTGATGCTGTAGCAGTTAATGACTTTTTAGAGGGAGGTCAAGTTGGCAAGGGGCATAATGGTGCCTACAGAGGAAGTGCATCTCGCAAGAGCTTTCAATCCCCTACGAGGTGTTCTGGTGGAACTGCAAATAAGCCATCTATCAGAAAGAAAAAGGATGCCAATCTTAATCCATCGCCAAGCCTTAACATGGGCCATGATCCTCCTGCCTTTGATGATGTTGGAGAGAGCAATCATGAATTTGATATGGAGGACAGATATTCAGAACCTAGGAACTTGGATAGTAATTCTgatgaggaggaggaggatCCTTGGAAGCCCTTGAACCCTCATGAACCTGGGAACTTGAAAGTCATACCTTTCAAAAAAG TTAAAGCTTTCAGAAGAAATGCGGTAAATTCTACTAAACAACACTCAGTAACTACTCTGTTTCCGCTTGCAAAATTGCATGGTACTATCAGTCCAGAGCTCACACAAATATGGGAGGCACGACAAAAAGCATCTGAAAAGCAACAGGCTTTCCATTCTTCTCCATTATATGAAAAG CTCCGGCAATCACTTGCTAACAAAGGACAACAAGCTTTTAGTGCTTTTGGTCATCCTGACAATTTTAATGAGGACAAGGGATATGATAGTGGTGACCCAGATTCTGAGCATCCTGATATTGACATGCCAGAGAGTATGTATATGGATGAAGATGTACTTCATTTTGATAAG CATGATGATGGTACTACTCACTGTGAAATCAATGAAGCATTTGAGCATGAAGTTCAAGATTGTCATGCAAACCTAGAAGATCTTTGTCGCTCTCACCTA GATGCTCTTCTTGCTAGCATAGCTGAAACCGAAAAATTGACTGAATTAGCTGCTCGAGTCTCATCATGGAAACAGAAAATTGAACACAACCTAGATGAGCAa GATTCATGCCCTCCTTTTGATATTCATGAATATGGAGAAAGTATTATTGACAAGCTATCTCTTGAAGGAGACCAAGAAAATGTCACATCTTTCACTGATGTGGTAAAGGGCCAAGAGAAGTATGATATTGCTCGAACATTCTCTGCACTTCTTCAATTG GTGAACAATGGAGATGTTGCTTTGGATAGGAGTGGGATTGATGGTGAGTCCATCTGTTACACAGCAGTGAATCCTTTCCATGTCCGGCTGCTCAGGCACGACAAGAGACAAAAAGAAACACAATATCAATTGTCAAAAAAGAGAGCCAAGTCTCCATCAAGAAGATTTTCAAAAGATGATAAGGGCAAGTCCATGAGAGAGAAATCCCCAGTTGTCAATCCATCTACAGAACATGGATCATCAGGATTGCCGTCACAGCCAAATTGTAAATTTTCTGTGAAGCTTGGTGGTGCAAGGTGTACCCCAGAAGGAAAGAAGCGAAGAAGGTCTGGACTTTTTGAACCAGCTGATTTACATACCTCAAGCTGA
- the LOC123220405 gene encoding RING-H2 finger protein ATL2-like, with the protein MNNEFNDQPDLYAPDNNSYALSGKIMLSAIVILFFVVILMVCLHLYARWYLLNVRRRQIRPSRFHRRTHLVFYVDPANPNPVAAATRGLDAAVLKSLPVFAYSSKTHPESLDCAVCLSEFEENESGRILPKCKHSFHIECIDMWFHSHSTCPLCRSSVEPCQDEPENPTHVAVSVTEPGSSSGLFMTRQHEDETAGTSSFEDKGKPRDVINVSIEVPARNYNEGFDSESSRCDSPSSQVQTQSSFRSPVSRMLSFKRILSRERRGNLSPSGNTASCGGTVTELDIERGRG; encoded by the coding sequence ATGAATAACGAGTTCAACGATCAGCCAGATTTATACGCGCCCGATAATAATAGCTACGCCCTCAGTGGCAAAATCATGCTCAGCGCCatcgttattttattcttcGTTGTTATTTTAATGGTCTGTCTACATCTCTACGCTCGTTGGTATTTACTCAACGTGCGCCGCCGCCAAATTCGCCCTAGCCGTTTCCACCGACGTACGCATCTTGTCTTCTATGTTGACCCTGCTAACCCCAATCCCGTCGCCGCAGCCACGCGCGGCCTCGACGCGGCTGTCTTGAAATCGCTCCCTGTTTTTGCCTACTCCTCCAAGACCCATCCTGAGTCTCTGGATTGCGCCGTTTGTTTGTCCGAGTTTGAAGAGAACGAATCGGGTCGAATATTGCCCAAGTGTAAGCACAGTTTTCATATCGAGTGTATTGACATGTGGTTCCACTCTCACTCCACGTGCCCTCTGTGTCGGTCCTCAGTGGAGCCTTGTCAGGATGAGCCCGAAAACCCGACTCATGTGGCGGTTTCAGTGACTGAGCCAGGGTCAAGTTCCGGGTTGTTTATGACGCGTCAGCACGAGGACGAAACGGCCGGAACATCGTCGTTTGAAGATAAGGGCAAGCCGAGGGACGTTATAAACGTGTCGATAGAGGTTCCGGCAAGGAACTATAACGAAGGTTTTGATAGCGAGTCAAGCAGGTGTGACTCACCATCTAGTCAGGTTCAAACTCAGTCGTCGTTTCGATCTCCGGTGAGTCGTATGCTATCTTTTAAAAGGATTCTAAGcagagaaagaagaggaaattTATCTCCTTCAGGGAATACCGCAAGCTGTGGTGGAACTGTCACTGAGTTAGACATCGAGCGAGGTAGAGGATAG
- the LOC123220580 gene encoding uncharacterized protein LOC123220580 codes for MSNKSPVFPMPERQHFSDYGFDPQIDYFQVLEEARKHKKESSRSIDSLHFKLQKPISKEESRVKKSLHNKAKKKRWWKNAFFFFKWKWIYNSRHENDSNYSLEHDVHHGRARDFRASISGPVYVTESRSGSCSPYRSTSRPSSGPLAGTLSPVNRNEFQVPYLSLRELNTEQQQHQRMSTSSMPIYLVT; via the exons ATGTCAAATAAGTCTCCTGTCTTCCCCATGCCTGAGCGTCAACACTTCAGTGACTATGGATTCGACCCTCAAATCGATTACTTCCAG GTGTTGGAAGAAGCAAGGAAGCATAAGAAAGAGTCATCGAGATCCATAGACTCTTTGCACTTCAAGCTTCAGAAACCCATCTCGAAAGAAGAGTCTAGGGTCAAGAAGTCCCTCCACAACAAGGCTAAGAAGAAACGTTGGTGGAAAAAtgccttctttttcttcaaatggAAGTGGATCTACAACAGCCGCCATGAAAATGATTCTAATTACAGTCTCGAACATGATGTGCATCACGGAAGAGCTAGAGATTTCAGGGCTTCAATATCAGGCCCGGTTTATGTAACCGAGAGCAGAAGTGGGTCTTGTTCTCCATATAGAAGCACAAGCCGGCCGTCGTCAGGCCCACTTGCCGGAACTCTTTCTCCAGTGAACAGGAATGAGTTTCAGGTTCCTTATTTGAGTCTCAGAGAGCTGAACACGGAGCAGCAACAACACCAGAGGATGTCTACTTCTTCAATGCCGATATATCTGGTCACTTAG